AAAGTCCCGTCCCCGACGTTCCGCTTGATTCACCCGATTTCGACGCCGTTTTAGGCTGCGTCGAAAACGAAATCATGGAACTGCCCGACGGTATCCGGTTTTTTCCCGATCGGACGTTCAGCGCCGCGGAAGTCCTCGGTTGGATCAAAAACCTGAAATAAAACCGGCGTGTCACGCAGTGCGGAAAACAAGCCGCGCCGGTGACGCCGGCAACTTCCGCACTGAACGTTATGCCGATGTTTTCCAGCGTAAGGATGCGCATCGTCAGCATACCGGCAACTTCCGCACCGTACACTTTCGATTCCGCGTTATCGAATTTCAGCGATTGAATAAATCGACGGTACAAGTTATACTATGCTAACTTTTATACGCGTATAAATTAAACATCGCATCGTAATTAAGGAGAGAATGTGACCGAAATCGTAAAAATTCTCAGCGCCTGCAAAATCTATTCCATGGGAATACAAAAAAAGAATTCCCGCAGAAAATCAGTGGACTTGAGCGCGGAAGTTCACGCACTCAACGGAGTTTCCGCTGTCATCGAAAAAGGCGAATTCACTGCAATCGCCGGTCCCTCCGGCAGCGGAAAGACAACGCTTTTAAATCTTATCGGCGGACTTGACTCAATCACATCGGGCGATATTTTTGTTGACGGAAGCGGACTTGCCAAAATGAACAAAAAGCAGAAAACGCTTCTGCGCCGTGAAAAAATCGGATTCATCTTTCAAAGCTACAATCTGATTCCCGTTTTGAGCGCGCAGGAAAACGTGGAACTTGCCCTGCAGCTTTTAAATCGCTTTTCAAAAGAAGAAGTAAAAGAGCGCGCATGGTCCATTTTGAAAGAAGTCGGACTTGACGGAATGCAGGACAGAATCCCTTCCCGTTTGAGCGGCGGACAACAGCAGCGCATTTCAATTGCGCGCGCACTTGTAAAAGAGCCTGCCGTCATTCTTGCCGACGAGCCGACGGCAAACCTCGACTCAAAGAACAGTGCAATGATTCTTGACCTGATGAAAGAATTGAACGAAAAGCACAGCATAACCTGTATTTTTTCGACCCATGATCAGCTTGTAATGCAAAATGTCCGCCGCATAATCCGCCTGAAAGACGGAATGTTGGACGAAAAATAAATCGGAGTATAATTATGATATTAAAAATGGCATGGAAAAATATATTCCGATATAAAAGGCGGACGCTGGTTACGGCAAGCGCAATTGCATTCGGCGTGCTTTTTACCGTTTTGTTCGACGCACTCATTTTCGGGATTTCAAACGAAAGCGAAATCAACATTCTTGAATATGAAACTCCGGGAGCAAAGCTGTTGGCAGACGGTTATTTTGAAGAAATCAAAAAGCTTCCGATGGACTATCTTATAGAAGAAAACGATTCGTCAAAAATCATCTCGTATCTTGAGTCAAAGAAACTTCCGTACACAAAAGAGATTCAGACAGAATGTGAAATCTACTTTAATGAAGACTATTTTGAAACGTCGGGAAGTATGGCAGGAATCGTAAGCGCGCTTGACTGCGAAAAAGCAAAGGACGTTTTTTCACTTCATGAAAGCATTGAGTCAGGCACATGGCTTAAAAAAGAAGCGGACGGAAGCGCCTGCACCGGTGCGGTTGTCGGAAGCTGGATGGCAGACGATATGAAAGCTCAGCCCGGCTACTTTATTACCGTTCAGTGTAAAGGGCGCGGCGGTTTTTCGCAGACAATCGACGTTCCGATTATAGGAATCATTCACTGCCCCAACATGGCAATAAATTCCTCGTATATTTTTATGGACATCGACTATATCGACGAAATGCTTGCTATGGAAAAAGCCGTTACCGCAATAGATGTAGGGCTTGGAGGCGGCGGACTTGCCGACAGGAATTTCAAGCGGTTTTCTGCTGAAATTAAAAAAACCGA
This sequence is a window from Treponema brennaborense DSM 12168. Protein-coding genes within it:
- a CDS encoding ABC transporter ATP-binding protein, which encodes MTEIVKILSACKIYSMGIQKKNSRRKSVDLSAEVHALNGVSAVIEKGEFTAIAGPSGSGKTTLLNLIGGLDSITSGDIFVDGSGLAKMNKKQKTLLRREKIGFIFQSYNLIPVLSAQENVELALQLLNRFSKEEVKERAWSILKEVGLDGMQDRIPSRLSGGQQQRISIARALVKEPAVILADEPTANLDSKNSAMILDLMKELNEKHSITCIFSTHDQLVMQNVRRIIRLKDGMLDEK
- a CDS encoding ABC transporter permease; the protein is MAWKNIFRYKRRTLVTASAIAFGVLFTVLFDALIFGISNESEINILEYETPGAKLLADGYFEEIKKLPMDYLIEENDSSKIISYLESKKLPYTKEIQTECEIYFNEDYFETSGSMAGIVSALDCEKAKDVFSLHESIESGTWLKKEADGSACTGAVVGSWMADDMKAQPGYFITVQCKGRGGFSQTIDVPIIGIIHCPNMAINSSYIFMDIDYIDEMLAMEKAVTAIDVGLGGGGLADRNFKRFSAEIKKTDLLHNGPELKSWRDIQADILSVDDMYSLYCNVIMAFMFIIAAVGISNTMLMSVMERRNEIAMLKAMGYSSFYVKRLFMWEGVSIGIVGCIIGCTVACLLNIPLSAKGIDFTSTLSTVSFGYRISGLIKSGWDIPGFIRVTLGALLVAGAAAFIPTNSILKKEVADIFRKN